The sequence below is a genomic window from Setaria italica strain Yugu1 chromosome IV, Setaria_italica_v2.0, whole genome shotgun sequence.
AGGCTTGCTTCCTGGAGCGGGAGATAGGTGTGAGGCCGTCCGATCTTGTCAGAACTCGGACGGGCGGCTCGGATCGTCCGGTCAGGCCTGCGTGGAGTGGAGCCGTGGGATTCTGCCAGCTGTTGCGCGCCACCTGCAGAGGCTTGTCCTCGAAGGCTTTTGGAGCAGCCGCCAGTAGCCCATCGGCGGTGGTTTTCCGTAATTTCAGCAACCGCACGGTTGAAAGTCAGTTTAAACATGGTAAAATTCTCGAGTCAGTTGGGCCTTTGAAAAAAGTCAATTCCATTGACTTGGGACAAAAAAAAGGCCAATTAGCTAAATCTTTGGAGCAGTATCTGCCTTTCCCTTGTCGTTAGGAGCTATTTCTAAAATGATTGGTGTCAGCTAAAGCAACTCCCGCAAAAGTGAACCGTCCAAATTCCCGTGTACTCCCCACAACACTTTTtaatttttcaattttttttaagaaaaagaaattactAAAACGGACATCGATTGTGTACCAGTCTATTTATCTCTTTTTATCTTTAGCTAGTTCAATCGAGCTTAATTACTCGTCCTCTTTGGCTATTTATCTCTTTATTGAACTTACAGTTATTGTCACGTCATTTCCCACCTCGTCCTCATCGGCACATCTCCTTGATCTTAGGATGCTCGGTCCAGTCCAACCTTTAAGAGTTTAATCATAGCGGCGTCTTTAATGCTTACAGGAATTTTATAGGAATATAAGTGGTTAAGTACTTAAGTCAATGATAATTTCTATTATTCCAAATGTTATATATGATATTTTTTCACTACAAGAAACTGTGATGGGAATAAATTTTTCACGGATCGTTGAAAAATCATCTTAAATCAGTGTCTGTGGTGATTTCAGATAACATCAAGAATTGAGCATCGTAGATTAAATCGATCGATGTTTCTTCGTAATCGTCATATATCAGCACAATTTTCGTAACCGTCATAAAACATCCTTAGGCCGCGCAGCCTAGCCCAAGCCCAATATCAATGACGAAAATAAATGTCACAGATGATTGGTACCGACGATGTGAGCAACAACATGGCTACTGACGTGGCAAGCACTGATGACGTGTCTGCTGATGTGTATGCCGACGTGGCTGCTGATGTGTATTTTGACCCATAAACTTTTCAGCCCATCAAAGAGACCCATCAAATTTCAACCCACTCAAATAGTTAGCCCATTTATTGTAGCAACATTTCAGTCCAAAAGACATAGTAAGTTTTCAGCCCATTTATCAAAATTATAGCATATTAGATTCAATATCTCATaatcttaaaaaaaagattcaatATCTCAGATTACATTCATAAGCACATCATAATAGTTGATTACATTATGTTTTCATCTTGCATCCACCAAACCTTCTCGTCAATAATCTGCAACCgaaataaaaaatatgcatCAGCACCAATGTATATAGTACTTTAGTTCCTAACAGATTTGTATAGATCAAGGGAAGAGCAAGACGTACACTAACAGGTGGAGTCAAACAGGTGTAGAGGGGGCATGTGTTGTAGTCCGCGGGCGTGCTGATCGCCACCAGGTTTTATCATCTTGGCACGCAAGTCCAAACAAACAACAGTAGAGGAAAATACGTCAATCAGTTGCCCAACAGAATTTCCCCTTACATTTGACTATTAATGGGTAGCGAGGGAAAATGACGTACCCAGAGAGAGAATCATTCAAAACATAGCAACACCTAGCTCCTTGTTGATTATAGTCAAGTCAGCGATTCTCTTGTCACTAACACCATATCCTTCACCATAGAACTGACTTGAACTCACATCAATCATGGGCTCATCCACTGGTGCCTCACCTAAGATGTTTGCATGTACAACAAGTTAATGAATGGCTTACAACAAACACAAGCAAATCATGAATAGTTCCTATTTGAAAAGCATAATGGCCAGACAAAAATTAGAAGAGGACAAGTATATGACACAAAAGGAACACAAATACAAGTATATGACACAAAAGGAACACAAATACAGGGCATACCAGAGTTCGCATACCAGAGTTCGAAGTTCAGAGATAAAACTACTAATATCTTTAATTCTCTAGTTCTCTAATCTCTTACTCTATACTCTCTACAAGATAAAACTACTAGAGCATACCAGAGTTCAGAGATTCAAACTGCAAAGGATTCCAAGTGACACTGCAAATAGAAAACACTCACAACATGTTGAATGTCTAGCACTGTACTTCCCTTTCTGTTTTGCCAATTCATTTAAACCACCATAAAAGGAGGTATACCACTATGAAACAAATTTCTTTCCCACTGGAAAAAATAAATGGATATCATATAAGCATAACAAGAGCCAAAATAACCACAGATTCAAGCATCAGTGTTATCTACCACAGATACAAGAAAAAGATTGCTGTGAAGATAGATGCTATCACAACATGTAGCCACAAATTAACGCATAAGGATGCAGCCACAAATTTCAATAACCTATCACTAAATGATTGGGATCTAAAGAAATTTCAGTGAGCCCACAGCCCAGCAGCAGCTCAGCAGCCCCCATGTGGTCCATACCCTAGATTGGGATCTAAAGAAATTCGAGGGGAAGTCAGAAAACAAatgagagagagggaaggagatgaGAGAGCGAGACACATACGCATCAGGATGTGCATGAGGTGGACGGGAACTACAGGATGTCACCACCATGCTTGGATCTGAAATCATCAGGTCAAAAATCTCACCTGCTGGTGCTGAGTTTGGTGCGGAAGCAGAAAGAACAGAAGGGGGCGACGGGCGTGAAGGTGCATCGCTGCCAGCCATGGAAGGGCCACGTGTGACTCTGGCACGAGCCAACCAGGGAGGCGGCCTCCACCCTGGAGGCCCGTACACCGACGCCCCTAGTAGGCCGGCCGAAGGAGGCGGGCCCGCCCCATGTTGTGCTGCTAGGAGGTTGTTGAGGGAGGTGCCCCATCCCGCGCTGCTTGCCAGAAGGCGGAGGGAGGTGGCCCCGCCCTGTGTCGCACCGCACACAAGCTGGCCGAGGAAGATGGGCCCACTCCACCAGGTGATGGAGGCGTCACCGACGGCCGTAGCGCCGACATGGGAGAGGGGGAGCGTCGGAGGGTAGGAGGTTGGCGGTGGATCTGAGGAGGTGGCGGTGATCATCAGAGAGGAGTGAAGGGGATGGGTTGATGGGAGGCGCCGAGAGTGGAGAAGTAGCTAGGGTTACGGGGTCGGCTGAAGCTATTTATGCATGTGGGGCTTAATTTGGTTCGTTGGATCAAAGATATACGATCAGGATGAGTCGGCCCATTACAAAAAATGGCTCAATCTAGGTTTCTCGGCCCATTTAGCCGACTCATtcattgtttttattatttaaacGCAGAAATACATTTAAATTGAAAAGGTTGTTAAGTAACAGGTAAATCTAATTATTTCGTACCAAAAACATCTTTTTACATGAAATCGACTACTTATATGTTGTTGTGTAGAagtttcaaaaatttggaattaaTTCACTATTTTCAAcagtttaaatgaatttctgcGTGGTTATAGAAAGTAATTACAATTTGAACTACATGTATctcaaataatttttaaaaaattacataaaaatatattttaaggATGTATATTCCATTATAGCGCACATCCGaaaatagatgaaaaattcaaatgtTTGTTAGGGATAATTAAAACTTCTATTTACAACCTTATTAcaaaataatgataataatACATAAAACTTCTCCGAAAATTATGTAAATTGGCATAGAATCATTTTATGGATGTCCAATATTAAAATaaagtttcataagattttacaaaaattggactatacattgttcacaaaatggatagatctctcacatagtttctTATAATTTAAGTCAAACTTTAAGATTTGAATACCTCATAACAAGTTCaaactcgtatgcacctcaaatttggacacCACCTTATGTTGACCATAACATTGGAAAATATCAAGTTACATTAgcaattgttatgcaaaaaCATATTTTTTCTATTCTCTATTCAGTTGGAAGAAAACatgtaaaatgaaaaaaaaaccaagAAATAGCAATTAACATACAAACAAAGGCCATTAAAGAAATGATggtgattttagaaaaattagaaaaaaaccTCATCAAATTTGGATAATGTATGATGAAGAAATGCCAGCTACAAATTTTGATTCTAGATTAAAAAGAGAAACATCAACTATTCAtgtgttcttcaacccaaatcAGTTGATCAGTATCATGTTATATAATAAGATTTGCTTTAAACTTCCAAAATGTGGCAGTAGCCTAGTGGTTTGTTGTCACCTTACTAAATCTAAAGTCCTAAAGTCCTAGGTTCAAATCCCGTGTGGAGTAGCAATTGTTctccttttttccatttttgaaCCCCATTCTGCCTGTTCCacatatttttgtttttttggatcGCGACTCTTTTTTTTAACTGCATAGGAAGCGGGCTGAGGCTCAGGAGAATGTTGAAGCGGCTAATTTTGTTGGGTGAATATGTATAATGGGAATTTTTCCTAAGCAAAAAACTTAATTTAAATATGAAGAATTCATATAATAACATTCTCATACAAACAAAACATTATGTAGCAGCTTGGGTGCATGTGTGAACTAGTGGGCCAactataatatatttttattttatcatCATTGTGGTTTGAGCACGATATCAAATTCGTGACGATTTCTATTTTCACTCTATGACGGTTATCACATGTTCGTCACAGAAATCGGGTTCAAATTGAAGCCCGAATGGATCATTTGCAAATCTGTGACGAAAATACATAAATCGTCATAGATGTTGCCCTATTTACTACGTTTTCTATAAACATCACCAAAAATCCGTCATAGATTAAATAGTTTCTTGCTTGTTATTCCAAATGTTGAGGTGAGTTTTTTCAAATTTAGGTCTTTCTGCTACCATATGTCAGCAAAACCACCACCTTCTTGCCACATTTAACAAGGGCATACAAGCCACATCACAAAGGATGACCTTATTTGAGTTTGTGTTTTTGCATTTGCCTCTTGTTCCCACACACCCGGTCATTGATCGTGAAGGTGTCCTATTTTCTTTACAAAGCAAAATCACACCCTGTCCCTCCCAGGTGGCCTTATTTCCTGTCGTTATTAGTTAACTGTTAACCTGCAAACGgcacaacacacacacacacacacatggtCCACAGCATCTTTGGAGTACTATATACGATCCAAGCCCACAGCAGGGTTCCCAACATCTTGTACCGCATGCTGTCCTTTGCGCATGCCTCGTAGCGCCACCCGTGGTCCATTCTTCATTGCTCCTCGGCCCAGCACCCACCCGAACGACCTACCTGCTGCACTCCGCACCAAGAAAGAACAGACCGGCTGCGGTTATTCGATCACTACGCCATTGCAGGTCGTTTCAGTTCAGCCAATTGGCCAAAGCTGATGAGGTAAATGCAGCAGTATGAATGGATGACTTGAGTAAGCATGGTTCAGTAATGGAAGATACGAGTAACGAAACGCCCACGGAGTAGATTCTGAAATAATGAAAGAATGGTATGACCCGCCATTGGAGATTAGCAGGAATGAAGATGCTCTGCTGAAGGGAAGAAGATGGCCGGATCAGAGGCTTTGCTGCTAGCTGCCGACAGGTGCTGGCAGCAGTGACTACCAGGTGGGTGGAGAGGACAGGCGATGAGAGATCTCTCATCAGCTCGAGCCCGGCTTAACCAATTTTATCAGGTTCTTTAATCGCTGGCATGTACACCATGCACATGCGGCTGCTTCTCCCGACCGGCAGCGCTCTACAGGAAAAAATTCAATGCTCGCGCAGCGGTTATCCTGAACTCGTGGAGTTGGAGGAGGAAAAGGGGCAGAGTATGCGTGCGCGTGCGTTGCAATCCTAAGTCTCATCGTCTGTTCCCAAGACATGGTTCAATGAGGCAATGTTAATGTCGACTGGCTGCATTACAGCAATCAGCAACGAGTACTGTACTTGCTTTAGTCTCCATGCTTTCTTGGTATGAATGAGAAGTGTCGAACAAGGTGTCAATTCCCATTCATGATTTCTGTTTGTTTAGCATGACATTGTCCCTGCTACATTATAATACATGTAATGTAATATAAGACCCTTTGATCTCGAGTTGGTTAAGGCGACGAATCGAAGAAATCTAAGATCGTCATCAGTCACGTGCCAGGTGTGCGGACAAAGTGTTGGTCTGTAGACATGATCCAGGATACATGGGAGTGTCGCGTTCTTGGACCCGTCGGGGCACAGGGCAGGCACTCATGGCTCATGCCCGTGAGGCCCAGACATTTGGTGACCACTGAAAAAACACCTGCTGACCTGCGCCTGCCGGCGGGTAGTCAATACCCACTTGCGAGtcaatttttgttttcttcaactATCGCATGTGTCTGGTGTACTCACAAGTCAACACCAGGCCGCAGCAGTTCGTAATTCCGCCTTGCGAGAATtcatcctttattttttttcatccatTAAAAATTGAGTTTTGCTCCGGTGGTCCTCTCCATAAAAACTATACGAATATTAAAGCAAACAATtattaattttaattaattccGTCTTAGCCTTGTCTGGACCCGGCCCTACCACCCTTGCCGGGACCGAGTAAGCCGGCTCAGTCCACCCCATTATCTCTGGTCATTATCCTCCCGCGTTTCTGAGCATTTCacgtttttttttctccatcgCGACGTctcgcgtgcggcggcggcggcgctcgcgtgCCGTTCGGACGAATGAGGATGGGCGTGGATGTGCAGTGAGACGCGTAGCTCGGCCCCAACTCGGCCGTCTTCATTCCTGACGACGAGGGCGCGCAACGATGTCACTCTCGCGTCTTCGGACGATGAAGGAGTCGGAGCTATACGAAGGTGGTGGTGCTCGACTACATTTTTGCCGGCCTCAAGGTGGAGGCTGATTCCCGTCTACTGTTTTTTATTAGTGTTGTTGGGGCTTGCAAGGGATATGCACTACAACTTGTAATTTTGGAGCAGTGCCCAACTTGCTTCGGtccatgccccccccccccccccccccccccactggCTGCTGGACAAGAGGGAGTTTTCGTACCGTCGATGTAGGTTTTCTAATGTCTGGAGGTAGAAGAAAGTGTCTGTGTGAAGCAATGAATGATGTTCAGCCTCCCTATCATCTGATCTAGGATCCGCCCCTGTCCATGGCTCTGAACATTTTCTTCCGCTCTAGCAACGCAGAGCCGCTGCTGCCGGTGGCTCTCTCAGAGTCTCAGTCCAGGGGTGGCGGGCAGAGGGGTGGACCTCACATGGAGCGTCGCCCGCAGGAGCCACGAGAAGCGCTGCTGTCGAATTGTGCCGTCACCACCTAGCACCAGAAGCGGATCGAGTGCATATTTCTTGTAGTCATGGGCTGGGCGTCGGCAGGGCTCGGCCTGTACGAGACCCAGATCAAAGTAATTAAGAAATGAATTAATTAATCACATTCTTGCTTTAAGAATCGTGCAACTTTCAGAAAAGGGATCACCGGAGCAAAAACTCTTGAAAATTTAATCGCATATAACACTTGTACAATATTTATGGTTGGGCTTTTTGTGGCATCCATGCTTACGTCCTTGTCACGCATCAACAAACTCATAACATTCATGCGATAAATTGTACCTCCTCTATTTTCAGAGTCTACCTATACTCGTCCtaaattaaatttaatttgactaagtttataaaaaaatatttacatctacgacaccaaaaataaatcatgaaaatatatttcatgaaaATTTTCATGATCGATTTGATGGTACTAATTTGGTGACATAGATCGTGGTTCATACAAATTTACTCGAATGCAAGGTAGTTTGACTTCACCGAACCTGAAAGTAGCTCTATCTGGAGCATAGGGAGTGGCGGTATAGTCACTCACCGGAGACCGGACTGAGATATTGACAACGAAAGTGAAGAATCCTACTGCGCTAGTGTCACTTTCGCAGTTCGCACACGACACGCTGACACGCACAGGACGCGGCGCCACGACCGCCCACGAGTCCACGAGCACGACCCcgctatgtttttttttctgccttTCAGGTTGGCATGCTGCGATGGGCCGAATGACACGACTTATGTGATTGTGGGAGGAAGTCGCAGCCCACCCACACATAGTGGGCGGGGTAGTAGCCCAACATCAGCATGGATCCGCTCCCACACCTCACTTTGTGATAATTGCAtcgattttatttttctttaggTACTCCACGCCGTTAcaaacagtaaaaaaaaaacaataaccCCATAGATAGCAGTCATGAACAACGTATTCCACATGCTTAATAATTCAAGAAATGGAGCACAGATACAACAAAAGCGCTCTTATGGCCACAGGATCGACAGTTCAACAGCCTTCGGAAGTGCCGTTCACTAGACATCTTATGAAGAATTTTCTCCGGTGGCATATCTTATAGATGCTACATAAGTACATATACATATAAAAGAAAGCTAGCTGTCAAGTAAACATTTGGCGGAAATTACACGGGGTTAGAACTTTGATGTCGCCTCTTTGATCTCCTCCAAGGAGATAGCCTGCAGCAAGTACACGAGTAAAATCATTCTTGAGCTATTTGTGCTAAAGATGTCATGGATGCATATATCAGGGGGAAACTACAAAGTATTATGTGGGATGTGTGCAAAAGGGACATGCCTGGTCCTGTCCAGCAAAATCATTGTCGGGAGTGAGAAAAAGCATACAGTGGCATTCCTTCCTGCAAAAGTAGACCCACTCACATAAGATACGATGCTTCTAGACAGCAAATAGTTTgttgtttctgatttttcctttcAAGAGAAGCAAACTGGAAATTGCATTCTCGAAGTTATCTATCAGAAATTAAAAACAAAATACAGGGCAGGTTGGACTTTGCATTATTGCAAGGCATATGCCTTCATCGTCAATACTAATGATATGGGATGGTAATAGAGAACTAGCTGGCCAATCAGTCATCTGGTACTGTAAATGAAAAGGAACCTTATCCTGTTTTGCAACAGTGCAGCACATCTTTGAACGCAAAGTAGCGCTGCCATAATATTTTCTCTATGCACTATCATAAAAAAATAGTCAGAAGTATAGTTCACAACAAGACACACCTCTCACGCATGGGAACACATGGGCAGTTCCAAAATCCTTGTGCTACCTCAGCAGCTTTGTCATCATAATGCCTGGTTAGATTCACATGAAATTTAGGAATAAGATAAGTGGATGTTGTACGAATAATGGACAAACAATTGAGGGGGGAAAACATACACAAGATAAATTACCTACAAGGGCATAGAGGAGCTCCAAGTGTATCCCTGTGATCAGCAAGTCCCTGCAAACATGTTATGGTTTTACTCAaaatgatgatgacatgataaGCATTCTCAAATGAGCTAATATCATCAAGAAGCAGTTACTGAATTCCAATATTTACTTAGAGATGTCGATTGCTCTAAGAAAATCGGAGTAGAGGACTTGCACTCGAAAAATACTGCAGCTGATGAAGTTATACCGATCACAGAATGACTTGCCAGAAGCTAGCTATGGTAGGATTGTTCAATCTAGCCGtcctttgtttttttccccctttttttccttttggtctCTAATGTACCCATGTGCTTTAGATATAGGATTGCTGCTTTATTACAATAGTGATGCATCAATTATTTCCCGATTCCTAAAATTGCACTGAAGCTGATATCCTTAACCTTAATCTGCTAAACAGACCCTCCATCAACCCACTGCTCTTAGAAGGTGCGTCTTCCGGATTTGtgtgaagaaaataaaaatcctcGACCTCATGGTTCTCTTCAACACGACCAGTGTTGATTTTTGCACACATGTTAAAGCAATATTGTCTGTCAATAAAATAAATTTACATTTTAAATCAGCACCTATTCCATTCAGCAAGATAAGTTGAGCCATCCTGTGGCACCTAGTATAGATGAACTGCAGCGCAGCCCCTGTACCAAAAGCCATAGGCAGTTTGCCTCTGTCACCCGCTGTCTAACTCTCCTCTGCACAGTTTACTGCCCTCAGGTTATAAAGAAGGGAGCTGAGGCATCTAGAAGGAAGGCAGGGGGGGATTAGTTCTGTCTGATTCATCATGAGGTTGACAGTGGGATTAATGTTCTGTTCTTTCAGCTTTATTCTTAGCATGAAGTAGCTTCCATTCTTACCCAGCGCAGGGACCTAGTTGTACTGCAATACATGGTTTAACTTAGTCGTGATTGAGGAATGGTGTGTTTGTCGGCTTTCATAAAATTCTGCTCATTCCTAAGCTTTATGGCATCAATACTGTCCAAATCTAATTCTCAGTGTATCGTTATTCCTGGTCTTTGCTTCCATTCCCCCCAATTTGTACCCCAAATTATAAAACCCGTATCGTCTTGCTCTAAAGAAAAAACTGGTGCTGAGTTGCTAATATACTCTAAACCTTGGTGTTAATCGGTGCCTTGGTGGATGCCTTTGAAGTTAGGTCGTAACTAGTACGTAGGAGGAGGAAGTAGAGGACTACCGGATATTCGAAGGGTACTGACCTTGATGACGACGGCAGTGACGGATTTATCGGCGCAGAAGAAGGTGTTGGAGCGGCGGGCGTACTGCTCGGAGAACTTGCGCATGATCTCCAACGACTTGTCGTCGGAGGCGTCCGCTCCCGCGGCTGCCAACACCAGATTCCATTCCATTCAGTCCATGCCGATGCCATCAGGGGAGGGAGGGTACGAATGCCCCCCCAGAAATTAGGAGATTAGCGCAAACGTACCTTGAGCTCGGACCATCCATCTGCCGCGAGGACGCCCTCTGGGCGCCGCTGAGGACGGGCGGAAGGGGAGCCCCCCGCACCCGAccgtggtggcgacggcggatGTCATCGCCGGCCGGTGCCCGCCCGCCGATCCGGATGGCTGTCGCGGTGGTTGGGCGGAGGGGAACGGAGCGGAGCGAGGAGAGCTGCGGAGTGAATGGTCGGGAGCGGAGCAGAGAGATGGGGGAGCAGAGGCTAGTGAGGgggttggagagctcagtgttAGCGTGAGGACGGAGGAGGATGGAGAGGTGGATGGAGCAGCGGCGGCCGTACCTATGTGGTGGTCCGTGGATAGAGACGGAGAGAGCCTGCGCCAACGCGAATACGCGATGTGGTGGGAGAAAATATCCGAACCCTTCACAAATCCAGCCCAAACAGCGATTTTGTACAGGGAAACAAATGTCatgttcgcttcaacttattcaGCTAGCTTagtcaccaaacagtattttttctctcacaacaaatcagctgttttaggccggcttataagttgaagcgaacatgcTCAAAAGGAGCATATCCGAATAACAAATTCCAACAAATATTCGTAGAACGGAGGAGAGTAAAAGATAATTAATTCAAATATTTTTATTGACATTTTTCCTTAGGAAAAAGCTAAGCCGTCACGCGCGAAAAGCCCACCACCCTAGAAGCGGCTCGCAGGCTGCCATTTTTGCGTGACCGCTGGCGGCCCGTGGCCCGCTTCTAGAATGGTGGGCTGACGGAGACTGATGTACGACAGGATTTGCTACGGCCTCCATCGGATCTATAGCATGAATTTTTGCCACATGTTTATCTATTTATTTGACCTCTTTAAAATgtgactttttttttgagattgTCTATTTTCAAATCCATTTGCACTATTGTGCTCCTAACAACGATATCTATAAAACTAGATCCATGATAcatatattttgaaaaaaaatttatgCGGTGGCAACTTATGTTGAATGTGTAGTAGTTAGTCATGTATTAAGTGTCTGGCAACTTATGTCATCTATCAATGAACTGTGTACATAAATAGCTGTAGAAATAATTTCTTCAAATGGTGCTATTACCTGAAGTATCTACATAAGATGATACATTATCTCTATATAATTGGTACATTATATATCCTTATATAAGTTGTTGTATTCGCGCCTCTCCGTGAGTTTTAacaatataaaagttgttatAAAACTTCTACGTAATTTGATAGTAAAGTTCATATGATTTCTCCATAAAACTTAAATGTGTAGGTGAGATACAAGTTATTATATAGTTGCTATCTGTCCATACAGTAATTTTCCACTAGAATCTATTATCTTAAAATTACAACATAATTTGTTACACAAATCATACATAAGTTACCACTGTCATTCAATATAAGTTG
It includes:
- the LOC101758781 gene encoding ferredoxin-thioredoxin reductase catalytic chain, chloroplastic yields the protein MTSAVATTVGCGGLPFRPSSAAPRGRPRGRWMVRAQAAGADASDDKSLEIMRKFSEQYARRSNTFFCADKSVTAVVIKGLADHRDTLGAPLCPCRHYDDKAAEVAQGFWNCPCVPMRERKECHCMLFLTPDNDFAGQDQAISLEEIKEATSKF